Proteins encoded within one genomic window of Halocatena marina:
- a CDS encoding FAD-binding oxidoreductase, which translates to METYAMDSEQIGQFETNIHGSVIRPEDVKYDEARTVWNGMIDRHPALIVQCSGSADVITTVNFARANGIPIAVRGGGHNVAGSAVRDDGLVIDLSEMTGVRVDPNERTAWVQAGATWADLDHETQAFGLATPGGVVSETGIAGLTLGGGLGHLRCKYGLSCDSLRSVEVVTADGEFLTASSVEHSELFWGLRGGGGNFGVVTAFEYGLYPVGPEVATCLVFYPGDQLSECLRVFREFVASAPEEISILAFSGVMPDEELFPADAVDDLKVGFLACYSGPAEAGERALLPLREITEPIADFSGTMPYIDFQQILDEDYPDGMRYYWKSIYLDGLSDTTIDRIEYWTDAAPSPLSTIDVWQLGGAITDTDIEESAFAGRHAPFLLGVEANWEEPGHDDANVRWVRDCLDDMRQFSDGSVYLNFPGFMEEGDAMMRTTFGPTYERLVELKDEYDPTNLFDLNQNIAPSGTARTNGGSSHE; encoded by the coding sequence ATGGAGACATATGCCATGGATAGCGAGCAGATCGGACAGTTCGAAACAAACATTCACGGCTCCGTAATTCGGCCAGAGGATGTCAAGTACGACGAGGCCCGCACAGTGTGGAATGGGATGATCGATCGACATCCTGCGCTGATCGTCCAGTGTAGCGGAAGTGCAGACGTAATCACCACAGTGAACTTCGCCCGCGCGAACGGTATTCCTATCGCGGTTCGCGGTGGTGGTCACAATGTTGCAGGGAGTGCTGTCCGTGACGACGGACTAGTAATCGACCTCTCGGAGATGACTGGCGTGCGAGTTGACCCTAATGAGCGGACTGCATGGGTACAGGCTGGTGCAACGTGGGCGGACCTCGATCACGAAACCCAAGCATTTGGGCTAGCGACACCCGGTGGTGTCGTCTCAGAGACCGGTATTGCAGGTTTGACTCTCGGAGGAGGCCTCGGCCACCTTCGCTGTAAGTATGGACTGAGCTGTGACAGCCTTCGCTCTGTTGAAGTCGTTACAGCTGACGGCGAGTTCCTGACGGCCAGTTCAGTGGAGCATTCAGAGCTATTCTGGGGACTCCGTGGTGGTGGTGGGAATTTTGGTGTCGTTACCGCGTTCGAATACGGACTCTACCCTGTTGGACCTGAGGTAGCGACCTGTCTGGTGTTCTATCCAGGCGATCAGCTGTCTGAGTGTTTGCGGGTGTTTCGTGAGTTCGTTGCCTCTGCGCCGGAAGAGATCAGCATACTCGCGTTTTCGGGCGTAATGCCTGATGAGGAGCTCTTTCCGGCAGACGCGGTGGATGACCTCAAAGTCGGGTTCCTGGCTTGCTATTCTGGCCCGGCCGAAGCGGGTGAGCGGGCACTTTTGCCCTTACGAGAGATCACCGAGCCAATAGCGGACTTCAGCGGGACGATGCCCTATATCGACTTCCAACAGATCCTCGACGAGGATTATCCGGACGGGATGCGCTATTACTGGAAGTCGATCTACCTCGATGGACTCTCAGACACCACCATCGATCGCATCGAGTACTGGACCGACGCGGCCCCATCGCCGCTCTCGACTATCGACGTGTGGCAACTCGGTGGTGCGATCACGGACACAGACATCGAGGAAAGTGCCTTTGCGGGCCGACACGCACCCTTTCTGCTAGGCGTTGAAGCGAACTGGGAGGAACCAGGACACGATGACGCCAACGTCAGGTGGGTGCGCGACTGCCTCGACGATATGCGCCAGTTCTCTGATGGCTCGGTCTATCTGAACTTCCCGGGCTTTATGGAAGAAGGTGATGCCATGATGCGGACAACGTTCGGACCGACCTACGAACGTCTGGTTGAGCTGAAAGACGAGTACGATCCAACGAATCTGTTCGACCTCAACCAAAATATCGCACCGTCCGGAACCGCACGGACGAATGGAGGATCATCCCACGAGTGA